The genomic interval TTACCAAAACCTTTGATAAAAAGGGGTATCCCACCGCTGCTTTTTCAGTAATAGAGTCTTCAACGGAGCTTACACCGACTATTGCTGCGTTGATGAATACCGTTCAGGATGCTTTCGGTGCCTATGGTACCATAAATAAAAAGATTTCCAAGGATTCTCAGGAAGATATCCGTAAAGCAGAATATCCTGACAAACTGGTAGATCTTGTCTGTGCCCATGTTCCCTTCCGTATCGAGAAGAAGATTGAACTCTTATCTTCTGAGGATTCGGAGGAGCGGCTCGAGATTCTTGCTGTCGCTCTGGAGGGGGAAAACCAGGTACTGCAGATCCAGAACAGGATCAGCTCCAAGGTTAAGAAGAAGCTTGAACGCAACCAGCGGGAATATTTTCTCAACGAACAGCTCAAGGAAATAAATCGCGAACTCGGACGCGACGATCAGGACACAAACGGATCCAAAGAGCTTTTATCCCGCATCGAAGAGAGCAATCCTCCCCAGGAAGTCATGGATAAGGCTAAAAAGGAAGGAGCCCGTTTAGGCAAACTGCAGCCCATGTCGCCTGAATCGGGAGTACTCCGCACCTACCTCGAGTGGCTCGCCGACCTGCCGTGGAGTTCCCATTCCGAGGATAACCGCGACATTGACGCTGCGGCCAGGATTCTTGACGAAGACCACTTCAACATGAAAAAGCCAAAGGAGCGGATCCTCGATTTTATCGCTGTGCGGCAGTTAAATCCGCGGCTCAAGGGTCCTATCCTCTGCTTTGTCGGCCCTCCCGGTACAGGCAAAACCTCTCTGGGTAAATCTGTGGCCCGTGCCCTGAGCAGGGAGTTTATCCGTGTATCCCTGGGCGGTGTTCGGGATGAGGCGGAAATCCGGGGCCACCGCAAAACCTATGTCGGCGCCCTGCCCGGCAAGATTATTCAGGGTATGAAGCGGGCGGAAAATATAAATCCGGTATTTCTCCTTGATGAAATCGACAAGCTGAATTCCGATTTCCGCGGAGACCCTGCTTCCGCCATGCTCGAAGTTCTCGATCCGGAACAGAACAACTCCTTCGTTGACCACTACCTGGAGGTACCCTACGACCTTTCGGAGGTTATGTTCATTACCACAGCCAACTCCACCCACTCTATTCCCTACCCCCTGCTGGACCGTATGGAGATAATCGAAGTACCGGGGTATTCCGACTATGAGAAGGCCGAGATTGCCAAGCGCTTCATTGTGCCAAAACAACTGGAAGAGAACGGACTCTCCTGGGCGGAGGTGAAATTCCAGGAAAAAGCACTGATGGAGATTATCAACTCCTACACTATGGAATCGGGTGTAAGAAATCTGGAACGCGAAATTGCCACTGTTATACGGAAAACCGCAAGGGAAGCCGTTAAAGACGGCTATACCCAGGAAGAAAAGCGGGTATCAGAACATTTTTCTGTGCAGATTACGCCGAAAAAGATCCGTTCTTACCTGGGGCAGCCCCGCTACCAGCGCAATGACCTTCATAAGGAACGGCGGGCGGGTATTGCCCTGGGACTTGCCTGGACAGAAATGGGGGGAACCCTCCTGCCTGTAGAGGTTGGGGTTTTTGAAGGTTCCGGGGAACTGATTCTGACCGGAAGCCTCGGTGACGTTATGAAAGAGTCCGCCAGGGCAGCTCTCTCTTTTCTGCGAACCCATGCCGAGGAACTTGGTCTTGATAAGGGCTTTGCAAAAGAACAGGATATCCACATACATGTACCGGAGGGCGCCATTCCCAAAGACGGCCCCTCTGCCGGGATAACTCTTACCTCCGCGATGTTGAGTGCCTTTACCGGTCACCTGATTCGTGAAGGTATTGCCATGACCGGAGAAATAACACTTACCGGACTTATGCTTCCCATCGGCGGCGTAAAGGAAAAGGTACTTGCCGCCTACCGCAACGACTTAAGTGAGGTGCTGCTGCCGGAACGCAACAAGAAGGATGCCCTTGATTTGCCCCGGGAAGTTACAGGAAAACTTAAGCTCAGGTATGCTTCTACCATACGAGAAGCCCTGAGAATTCTTTTTATGGAATACAGTTTGTAAAGAGCCGGTTTTATTGCTTGATTTTCAGGATGTCGGCTATGTATAATGTTGAGAGAACAGGAGGTTCTATTGTGAAAAAGCAACTCGTCATTGTGGTCGCTGTCTTACTCCTGACGCTGTTTGCCGTATCAGCAGCGGCGGATGAATCGGAATTCTTCTTTAAATCCCTTCCCATTACCAAGGTATACGCTCACCGTGACGGCTACAGGGTTATTTATCGCCGTACCAACATGGAGCTCTCGGAGCTGTTTGTGCCGGTAGAGTGGTTT from Marispirochaeta sp. carries:
- the lon gene encoding endopeptidase La, which codes for MKLNKLPIFSPKQELPLIPMRELVVFPYMVIPFFAEKGPKNKALEAAMASDRMVFFAYQRNLNEPPSQADFHATGTVAKILQMLKLPDGTVRVLAEGKQRARLTKTFDKKGYPTAAFSVIESSTELTPTIAALMNTVQDAFGAYGTINKKISKDSQEDIRKAEYPDKLVDLVCAHVPFRIEKKIELLSSEDSEERLEILAVALEGENQVLQIQNRISSKVKKKLERNQREYFLNEQLKEINRELGRDDQDTNGSKELLSRIEESNPPQEVMDKAKKEGARLGKLQPMSPESGVLRTYLEWLADLPWSSHSEDNRDIDAAARILDEDHFNMKKPKERILDFIAVRQLNPRLKGPILCFVGPPGTGKTSLGKSVARALSREFIRVSLGGVRDEAEIRGHRKTYVGALPGKIIQGMKRAENINPVFLLDEIDKLNSDFRGDPASAMLEVLDPEQNNSFVDHYLEVPYDLSEVMFITTANSTHSIPYPLLDRMEIIEVPGYSDYEKAEIAKRFIVPKQLEENGLSWAEVKFQEKALMEIINSYTMESGVRNLEREIATVIRKTAREAVKDGYTQEEKRVSEHFSVQITPKKIRSYLGQPRYQRNDLHKERRAGIALGLAWTEMGGTLLPVEVGVFEGSGELILTGSLGDVMKESARAALSFLRTHAEELGLDKGFAKEQDIHIHVPEGAIPKDGPSAGITLTSAMLSAFTGHLIREGIAMTGEITLTGLMLPIGGVKEKVLAAYRNDLSEVLLPERNKKDALDLPREVTGKLKLRYASTIREALRILFMEYSL